In Bos indicus isolate NIAB-ARS_2022 breed Sahiwal x Tharparkar chromosome 19, NIAB-ARS_B.indTharparkar_mat_pri_1.0, whole genome shotgun sequence, the following proteins share a genomic window:
- the TMEM94 gene encoding transmembrane protein 94 isoform X2, translating into MLFKRAELWTAPQGKGGKGEPPLALGLSTRKALSILKEQLEAVLDGHLKERKKCLTWKEMWRSSFLHHGNRCSCFHWPGASLMLLAVFLLLACCGGQPAGSRGVELVNASALFLLLLLNLVLIGRQDRLKRREVERRLRGIIDQIQDALRDGKEVKWPDAMYPDLHMPFAPSWSLHWAYRDGHLVNLPVSLLVEGDIIALRPGQESFASLRGIKDDEHIVLEPGDLFPPFSPPPSPRGEVKKGPQNPQQHRLFRVLETPVIDNIRWCLDMALSRPVTALDNERFTVQSVMLRYAVPVVLASFLITNALRFMLNAPGVTTWQYTLLQLQVNGVLPILPLLFPVLWVLATACGEARVLAQMSKASPSSLLAKFSEDTLSSYTEAVSSQEMLRCIWGHFLRVIQGTSPTLSHSSSLLHSLGSVTVLCCVDKQGILSWPNPSPETVLFFSGKVEPPHSSHEDLTDDLSTRSFCHPEVEEEPHERDALLASSLNAPLHLSNEQERGGHWPSDGPKASEPHPHHRAHGRSKHLSGSSVSFSRDTEGGEDDDPSKTQHGPEGEPYEAEDFVCDYHLEMLSLSQDQQNPSCIQFDDSNWQLHLTSLKPLGLNVLLNLCDASVTERLCRFSDHLCNVALQESRSAVLPVRVPWGLCELARLIGFTPGAKELFKQGNHLALYRLPSAETMKENSLGRLSCVTKRRPPLSHMISLFIKDTTTSTEQMLSHGTADVVLEACTDFWDGADIYPLSGSDRKKVLDFYQRACLSGYCSAFAYKPMSCALSSQLNGKCIELVQAPGQNSIFTTCELPSTIPIKLSARRGSWSSDGIGEVLEKEDCMQALSGQIFMGMVSSQYQARLDIVRLIDGLVNACIRFVYFSLEDELKSKVFAEKMGLETGWNCHISLTPNGDMPGSEIPPSSPSHAGSLHDDLNQGEGRGLVWTRASRDDAEGLLLMEEEGHSDLISFQPTDSDLPSFLEDCNRAKLPRGIHQVRPHLQNIDNVPLLVPLFTDCTPETMCEMIKIMQEYGEVTCCLGSSANLRNSCLFLQSDVSIALDPLYPSRCSWETFGYATSTSMAQASDGLSPLQLSGQLNSLPCSLTFRQEETISIIRLIEQARHATYGIRKCFLFLLQCQLTLVVIQFLSCLVQLPPILSTTDILWLSCFCYPLLSISLLGKPPHSSIMSMATGKNLQSIPKKTQHYFLLCFLLKFSLTISSCLICFAFTLQSFCDRSRARNLTNCSSIMLPSHVDKAPAWFDNFANGLLSAQKLAAALIVLHTVFISITHVHRTKPLWRKSPLTNLWWAVTVPVVLLGQVAQTAVDLQLWTHRDSHVHFGLEDVPLLTWLLGCLSLVLVVVTNEVVKLHEIRVRVRYQKRQKLQFETKLGMNSPF; encoded by the exons ATGCTCTTTAAGCGGGCAGAGCTGTGGACGGCCCCTCAGGGCAAAGGCGGCAAA ggCGAGCCGCCCTTGGCCCTGGGCCTGTCCACCCGGAAGGCCCTCAGCATTCTGAAGGAGCAGCTGGAGGCAGTGCTGGATGGACACCTGAAGGAGCGGAAGAAATGTCTCACGTGGAAG GAGATGTGGAGAAGCAGCTTCCTGCACCATGGGAACCGCTGCTCCTGTTTCCACTGGCCGGGCGCCTCGCTCATGCTCCTGGCTGTGTTCCTGCTGCTCGCCTGCTGCGGGGGCCAGCCAGCCGGCAG CCGCGGGGTGGAGCTGGTGAACGCCTCAGCGCTCTTCCTCCTGCTGCTCCTCAACCTCGTCCTCATTGGGCGGCAAGATCGGCTGAAGCGTCGGGAGGTAGAACGGAGACTGCGGGGCATCATTGACCAAATCCAAG ATGCCCTCAGGGATGGCAAGGAGGTCAAGTGGCCAGATGCCATGTATCCAGACCTCCACATGCCCTTCGCACCATCTTGGTCTCTGCACTGGGCCTATAGAGATGGACATCTCGTCAACCTGCCGGTTAGCCTGCTGGTAGAAGGCGACATCATAGCTCTGAGGCCAGGCCAGGAATCCTTTGCTTCCCTGCGGGGCATCAAG GACGACGAGCACATCGTCTTGGAGCCGGGAGACCTGTTCCCCCCTTTCTCACCACCCCCGTCCCCCCGGGGAGAAGTGAAGAAGGGGCCGCAGAACCCCCAGCAGCACCGGCTCTTCCGTGTCCTCGAGACCCCCGTGATCGACAACATCAG GTGGTGCCTGGACATGGCCCTGTCCCGCCCGGTGACCGCTCTGGACAACGAGAGGTTCACAGTGCAGTCGGTGATGCTGCGCTACGCGGTGCCCGTGGTCCTG GCCAGCTTCCTCATCACTAACGCCCTGCGCTTCATGCTCAATGCCCCAGGTGTCACCACCTGGCAATACACTCTCCTCCAGCTGCAG GTGAATGGCGTCCTGCCCATCCTCCCCCTGCTCTTCCCAGTCCTCTGGGTCCTGGCAACCGCCTGTGGAGAAGCCCGTGTCCTGGCCCAGATGAGCAAGgcctcccccagctccctg CTGGCCAAGTTCTCGGAGGACACTCTCAGCAGCTATACAGAAGCCGTGTCCTCTCAG GAGATGCTGCGCTGCATTTGGGGCCACTTCCTGCGGGTGATCCAGGGGACGTCGCCCACACTGAGCCACAGCTCCAGCCTGCTGCACAGCCTGGGCTCCGTCACG GTCCTGTGCTGTGTGGACAAACAGGGGATCCTGTCGTGGCCCAACCCCAGCCCGGAGACCGTGCTGTTCTTCAGTGGGAAGGTGGAGCCCCCGCACAGCAGCCACGAGGACCTCACAGACGACCTGTCCACCCGCTCCTTCTGCCATCccgaggtggaggaggag CCCCACGAACGCGACGCCCTCCTGGCCAGCTCCCTGAACGCCCCGCTGCACCTTTCCAATGAGCAGGAGCGCGGCGGCCACTGGCCAAGCGATGGTCCCAAGGCGTCCGAGCCCCACCCTCACCACCGGGCACACGGCCGCAGCAAACACCTGTCTGGCTCCAGCGTGAGCTTCAGCAGGGACACCGAGGGCGGCGAAGACGACGACCCCAGCAAG aCGCAGCACGGGCCGGAGGGCGAGCCCTACGAAGCCGAGGACTTCGTGTGTGACTACCACCTGGAGATGCTCAGCCTGTCCCAGGACCAGCAGAACCCCTCCTGCATCCAGTTTGATGACTCCAACTGGCAGCTGCACCTCACCTCGCTCAAGCCGCTGGGCCTCAACGTGCTGCTGAACCTGTGCGACGCCAGCGTCACCGAGCGGCTCTGCCGGTTCTCAGACCACCTGTGCAACGTCGCCCTGCAGGAGAGCCGCAGCGCCGTGCTGCCCGTGCGTGTGCCCTGGGGCCTCTGTGAGCTCGCCCGCCTCATCG GCTTCACTCCCGGGGCCAAGGAGCTCTTCAAGCAGGGGAACCACCTCGCACTCTACCGTCTCCCCAGCGCTGAGACCATGAAGGAGAACTCGCTGGGGAGGCTGTCCTGCGTCACCAAGCGGCGGCCCCCGCTTAGCCACATGATCAGCCTCTTCATCAAGGACACCACCACCA GCACAGAGCAGATGCTGTCCCACGGCACGGCTGACGTGGTCTTGGAGGCCTGCACAGACTTCTGGGACGGAGCTGACATCTACCCTCTTTCAGGTTCCGACAG AAAGAAAGTGCTGGATTTCTACCAGCGAGCCTGCCTGTCTGGCTACTGCTCTGCCTTCGCCTACAAGCCCATGAGCTGTGCCCTGTCCTCCCAGCTCAATGGCAAGTGCATCGAGCTGGTGCAGGCGCCCGGCCAGAACAGCATCTTCACCACGTGCGAGCTGCCCAGCACCATTCCCATCAAGCTGAGCGCCCGCCGCGGCAGCTGGAGCTCAGACG GGATCGGGgaggtgctggagaaggaagACTGCATGCAGGCCCTGAGTGGCCAGATCTTCATGGGCATGGTGTCCTCCCAGTACCAGGCCCGCCTGGACATCGTGCGCCTCATCGACGGGCTGGTCAACGCCTGCATCCGCTTCGTCTACTTCTCATTGGAGGATGAGCTCAAAAGCAAG GTGTTTGCAGAGAAGATGGGCCTGGAGACGGGCTGGAATTGCCACATCTCCCTCACGCCCAATGGTGACATGCCCGGCTCCGAGATCcccccctccagccccagccaTGCTGGCTCCCTGCACGACGACCTGAACCAGGGTGAGGGCAGAGGCTTGGTGTGGACACGAG CATCCCGAGACGACGCGGAAGGACTCCTTCTAATGGAGGAGGAGGGTCACTCGGACCTCATTAGCTTCCAGCCCACGGATAGCGACCTCCCCAGCTTCCTGGAAGACTGCAACCGG GCCAAGCTGCCCCGGGGCATCCACCAGGTGCGGCCCCACCTGCAGAACATCGACAACGTGCCCCTGCTGGTGCCCCTCTTCACCGACTGTACCCCCGAGA CCATGTGTGAGATGATCAAGATCATGCAGGAGTACGGGGAGGTGACCTGCTGCCTGGGCAGCTCCGCCAACCTGCGGAACAGCTGCCTCTTCCTCCAGAGTGACGTCAG CATCGCCCTGGACCCCCTGTACCCGTCTCGCTGCTCCTGGGAGACCTTCGGCTACGCCACCAGCACCAGCATGGCCCAGGCCTCGGATGGCCTTTCCCCCCTGCAGCTCTCGGGGCAGCTCAACAGCCTGCCCTGCTCGCTGACCTTCCGCCAGGAGGAGACCATCAGCATCATCCGGCTCATCGAGCAG GCCCGGCACGCCACGTACGGCATCCGCAAGTGCTTCCTCTTCCTGCTGCAGTGCCAGCTGACGCTTGTGGTCATCCAG TTCCTCTCTTGCCTCGTCCAGCTGCCGCCAATCCTGAGCACCACCGACATCCTGTGGCTGTCCTGTTTTTGCTACCCTCTGCTCAG catttctttactGGGAAAGCCCCCACATAGCTCCATCATGTCTATGGCAACGGGGAAGAACCTTCAGTCCATTCCTAAGAAG ACCCAGCACTACTTCCTGCTGTGCTTCTTGCTGAAGTTCAGCCTCACCATCAGCTCGTGCCTCATCTGCTTTGCCTTCACACTGCAGAGCTTCTGCGACAGGTCCCGGGCCCGCAACCTCACCAACTGCTCCTCCATCATGCTGCCCAG CCACGTCGACAAGGCCCCAGCCTGGTTTGACAACTTCGCCAACGGGCTGCTGTCGGCTCAGAAGCTTGCCGCTGCCCTGATCGTCCTACACACTG TCTTCATCTCCATCACCCATGTGCACCGCACCAAGCCCCTGTGGAGGAAGAGCCCCCTGACGAACCTGTGGTGGGCCGTGACCGTGCCCGTGGT GCTGCTGGGGCAGGTGGCCCAGACGGCAGTGGACCTGCAGCTGTGGACACACAGGGACAGCCACGTCCACTTCGGCCTGGAGGACGTGCCTCTGCTGACGTGGCTCCTGGGCTGCCTGTCTCTGGTCCTTGTGGTGGTCACCAACGAGGTCGTGAAACTGCACGAGATCCG AGTCCGCGTCCGCTACCAGAAGCGACAGAAGCTGCAGTTTGAAACTAAGCTGGGCATGAACTCTCCTTTCTGA
- the TMEM94 gene encoding transmembrane protein 94 isoform X5, whose product MLFKRAELWTAPQGKGGKGEPPLALGLSTRKALSILKEQLEAVLDGHLKERKKCLTWKEMWRSSFLHHGNRCSCFHWPGASLMLLAVFLLLACCGGQPAGSRGVELVNASALFLLLLLNLVLIGRQDRLKRREVERRLRGIIDQIQDALRDGKEVKWPDAMYPDLHMPFAPSWSLHWAYRDGHLVNLPVSLLVEGDIIALRPGQESFASLRGIKDDEHIVLEPGDLFPPFSPPPSPRGEVKKGPQNPQQHRLFRVLETPVIDNIRWCLDMALSRPVTALDNERFTVQSVMLRYAVPVVLASFLITNALRFMLNAPGVTTWQYTLLQLQVNGVLPILPLLFPVLWVLATACGEARVLAQMSKASPSSLLAKFSEDTLSSYTEAVSSQEMLRCIWGHFLRVIQGTSPTLSHSSSLLHSLGSVTVLCCVDKQGILSWPNPSPETVLFFSGKVEPPHSSHEDLTDDLSTRSFCHPEVEEEPHERDALLASSLNAPLHLSNEQERGGHWPSDGPKASEPHPHHRAHGRSKHLSGSSVSFSRDTEGGEDDDPSKTQHGPEGEPYEAEDFVCDYHLEMLSLSQDQQNPSCIQFDDSNWQLHLTSLKPLGLNVLLNLCDASVTERLCRFSDHLCNVALQESRSAVLPVRVPWGLCELARLIGFTPGAKELFKQGNHLALYRLPSAETMKENSLGRLSCVTKRRPPLSHMISLFIKDTTTSTEQMLSHGTADVVLEACTDFWDGADIYPLSGSDRKKVLDFYQRACLSGYCSAFAYKPMSCALSSQLNGKCIELVQAPGQNSIFTTCELPSTIPIKLSARRGSWSSDGIGEVLEKEDCMQALSGQIFMGMVSSQYQARLDIVRLIDGLVNACIRFVYFSLEDELKSKVFAEKMGLETGWNCHISLTPNGDMPGSEIPPSSPSHAGSLHDDLNQASRDDAEGLLLMEEEGHSDLISFQPTDSDLPSFLEDCNRAKLPRGIHQVRPHLQNIDNVPLLVPLFTDCTPETMCEMIKIMQEYGEVTCCLGSSANLRNSCLFLQSDVSIALDPLYPSRCSWETFGYATSTSMAQASDGLSPLQLSGQLNSLPCSLTFRQEETISIIRLIEQARHATYGIRKCFLFLLQCQLTLVVIQFLSCLVQLPPILSTTDILWLSCFCYPLLSISLLGKPPHSSIMSMATGKNLQSIPKKTQHYFLLCFLLKFSLTISSCLICFAFTLQSFCDRSRARNLTNCSSIMLPSHVDKAPAWFDNFANGLLSAQKLAAALIVLHTVFISITHVHRTKPLWRKSPLTNLWWAVTVPVVLLGQVAQTAVDLQLWTHRDSHVHFGLEDVPLLTWLLGCLSLVLVVVTNEVVKLHEIRVRVRYQKRQKLQFETKLGMNSPF is encoded by the exons ATGCTCTTTAAGCGGGCAGAGCTGTGGACGGCCCCTCAGGGCAAAGGCGGCAAA ggCGAGCCGCCCTTGGCCCTGGGCCTGTCCACCCGGAAGGCCCTCAGCATTCTGAAGGAGCAGCTGGAGGCAGTGCTGGATGGACACCTGAAGGAGCGGAAGAAATGTCTCACGTGGAAG GAGATGTGGAGAAGCAGCTTCCTGCACCATGGGAACCGCTGCTCCTGTTTCCACTGGCCGGGCGCCTCGCTCATGCTCCTGGCTGTGTTCCTGCTGCTCGCCTGCTGCGGGGGCCAGCCAGCCGGCAG CCGCGGGGTGGAGCTGGTGAACGCCTCAGCGCTCTTCCTCCTGCTGCTCCTCAACCTCGTCCTCATTGGGCGGCAAGATCGGCTGAAGCGTCGGGAGGTAGAACGGAGACTGCGGGGCATCATTGACCAAATCCAAG ATGCCCTCAGGGATGGCAAGGAGGTCAAGTGGCCAGATGCCATGTATCCAGACCTCCACATGCCCTTCGCACCATCTTGGTCTCTGCACTGGGCCTATAGAGATGGACATCTCGTCAACCTGCCGGTTAGCCTGCTGGTAGAAGGCGACATCATAGCTCTGAGGCCAGGCCAGGAATCCTTTGCTTCCCTGCGGGGCATCAAG GACGACGAGCACATCGTCTTGGAGCCGGGAGACCTGTTCCCCCCTTTCTCACCACCCCCGTCCCCCCGGGGAGAAGTGAAGAAGGGGCCGCAGAACCCCCAGCAGCACCGGCTCTTCCGTGTCCTCGAGACCCCCGTGATCGACAACATCAG GTGGTGCCTGGACATGGCCCTGTCCCGCCCGGTGACCGCTCTGGACAACGAGAGGTTCACAGTGCAGTCGGTGATGCTGCGCTACGCGGTGCCCGTGGTCCTG GCCAGCTTCCTCATCACTAACGCCCTGCGCTTCATGCTCAATGCCCCAGGTGTCACCACCTGGCAATACACTCTCCTCCAGCTGCAG GTGAATGGCGTCCTGCCCATCCTCCCCCTGCTCTTCCCAGTCCTCTGGGTCCTGGCAACCGCCTGTGGAGAAGCCCGTGTCCTGGCCCAGATGAGCAAGgcctcccccagctccctg CTGGCCAAGTTCTCGGAGGACACTCTCAGCAGCTATACAGAAGCCGTGTCCTCTCAG GAGATGCTGCGCTGCATTTGGGGCCACTTCCTGCGGGTGATCCAGGGGACGTCGCCCACACTGAGCCACAGCTCCAGCCTGCTGCACAGCCTGGGCTCCGTCACG GTCCTGTGCTGTGTGGACAAACAGGGGATCCTGTCGTGGCCCAACCCCAGCCCGGAGACCGTGCTGTTCTTCAGTGGGAAGGTGGAGCCCCCGCACAGCAGCCACGAGGACCTCACAGACGACCTGTCCACCCGCTCCTTCTGCCATCccgaggtggaggaggag CCCCACGAACGCGACGCCCTCCTGGCCAGCTCCCTGAACGCCCCGCTGCACCTTTCCAATGAGCAGGAGCGCGGCGGCCACTGGCCAAGCGATGGTCCCAAGGCGTCCGAGCCCCACCCTCACCACCGGGCACACGGCCGCAGCAAACACCTGTCTGGCTCCAGCGTGAGCTTCAGCAGGGACACCGAGGGCGGCGAAGACGACGACCCCAGCAAG aCGCAGCACGGGCCGGAGGGCGAGCCCTACGAAGCCGAGGACTTCGTGTGTGACTACCACCTGGAGATGCTCAGCCTGTCCCAGGACCAGCAGAACCCCTCCTGCATCCAGTTTGATGACTCCAACTGGCAGCTGCACCTCACCTCGCTCAAGCCGCTGGGCCTCAACGTGCTGCTGAACCTGTGCGACGCCAGCGTCACCGAGCGGCTCTGCCGGTTCTCAGACCACCTGTGCAACGTCGCCCTGCAGGAGAGCCGCAGCGCCGTGCTGCCCGTGCGTGTGCCCTGGGGCCTCTGTGAGCTCGCCCGCCTCATCG GCTTCACTCCCGGGGCCAAGGAGCTCTTCAAGCAGGGGAACCACCTCGCACTCTACCGTCTCCCCAGCGCTGAGACCATGAAGGAGAACTCGCTGGGGAGGCTGTCCTGCGTCACCAAGCGGCGGCCCCCGCTTAGCCACATGATCAGCCTCTTCATCAAGGACACCACCACCA GCACAGAGCAGATGCTGTCCCACGGCACGGCTGACGTGGTCTTGGAGGCCTGCACAGACTTCTGGGACGGAGCTGACATCTACCCTCTTTCAGGTTCCGACAG AAAGAAAGTGCTGGATTTCTACCAGCGAGCCTGCCTGTCTGGCTACTGCTCTGCCTTCGCCTACAAGCCCATGAGCTGTGCCCTGTCCTCCCAGCTCAATGGCAAGTGCATCGAGCTGGTGCAGGCGCCCGGCCAGAACAGCATCTTCACCACGTGCGAGCTGCCCAGCACCATTCCCATCAAGCTGAGCGCCCGCCGCGGCAGCTGGAGCTCAGACG GGATCGGGgaggtgctggagaaggaagACTGCATGCAGGCCCTGAGTGGCCAGATCTTCATGGGCATGGTGTCCTCCCAGTACCAGGCCCGCCTGGACATCGTGCGCCTCATCGACGGGCTGGTCAACGCCTGCATCCGCTTCGTCTACTTCTCATTGGAGGATGAGCTCAAAAGCAAG GTGTTTGCAGAGAAGATGGGCCTGGAGACGGGCTGGAATTGCCACATCTCCCTCACGCCCAATGGTGACATGCCCGGCTCCGAGATCcccccctccagccccagccaTGCTGGCTCCCTGCACGACGACCTGAACCAGG CATCCCGAGACGACGCGGAAGGACTCCTTCTAATGGAGGAGGAGGGTCACTCGGACCTCATTAGCTTCCAGCCCACGGATAGCGACCTCCCCAGCTTCCTGGAAGACTGCAACCGG GCCAAGCTGCCCCGGGGCATCCACCAGGTGCGGCCCCACCTGCAGAACATCGACAACGTGCCCCTGCTGGTGCCCCTCTTCACCGACTGTACCCCCGAGA CCATGTGTGAGATGATCAAGATCATGCAGGAGTACGGGGAGGTGACCTGCTGCCTGGGCAGCTCCGCCAACCTGCGGAACAGCTGCCTCTTCCTCCAGAGTGACGTCAG CATCGCCCTGGACCCCCTGTACCCGTCTCGCTGCTCCTGGGAGACCTTCGGCTACGCCACCAGCACCAGCATGGCCCAGGCCTCGGATGGCCTTTCCCCCCTGCAGCTCTCGGGGCAGCTCAACAGCCTGCCCTGCTCGCTGACCTTCCGCCAGGAGGAGACCATCAGCATCATCCGGCTCATCGAGCAG GCCCGGCACGCCACGTACGGCATCCGCAAGTGCTTCCTCTTCCTGCTGCAGTGCCAGCTGACGCTTGTGGTCATCCAG TTCCTCTCTTGCCTCGTCCAGCTGCCGCCAATCCTGAGCACCACCGACATCCTGTGGCTGTCCTGTTTTTGCTACCCTCTGCTCAG catttctttactGGGAAAGCCCCCACATAGCTCCATCATGTCTATGGCAACGGGGAAGAACCTTCAGTCCATTCCTAAGAAG ACCCAGCACTACTTCCTGCTGTGCTTCTTGCTGAAGTTCAGCCTCACCATCAGCTCGTGCCTCATCTGCTTTGCCTTCACACTGCAGAGCTTCTGCGACAGGTCCCGGGCCCGCAACCTCACCAACTGCTCCTCCATCATGCTGCCCAG CCACGTCGACAAGGCCCCAGCCTGGTTTGACAACTTCGCCAACGGGCTGCTGTCGGCTCAGAAGCTTGCCGCTGCCCTGATCGTCCTACACACTG TCTTCATCTCCATCACCCATGTGCACCGCACCAAGCCCCTGTGGAGGAAGAGCCCCCTGACGAACCTGTGGTGGGCCGTGACCGTGCCCGTGGT GCTGCTGGGGCAGGTGGCCCAGACGGCAGTGGACCTGCAGCTGTGGACACACAGGGACAGCCACGTCCACTTCGGCCTGGAGGACGTGCCTCTGCTGACGTGGCTCCTGGGCTGCCTGTCTCTGGTCCTTGTGGTGGTCACCAACGAGGTCGTGAAACTGCACGAGATCCG AGTCCGCGTCCGCTACCAGAAGCGACAGAAGCTGCAGTTTGAAACTAAGCTGGGCATGAACTCTCCTTTCTGA